One Brienomyrus brachyistius isolate T26 unplaced genomic scaffold, BBRACH_0.4 scaffold110, whole genome shotgun sequence DNA window includes the following coding sequences:
- the fbxl16 gene encoding F-box/LRR-repeat protein 16, translating to MLNMSTPSELKSACVTRNGMVKLPPQPNGLGSASITKGTPAAKNRLCQSSSAVPTILPPPSLPYRMEPPPMAASLLGPDLSERPHQLRKFPRPTPQEWQLALDEKVLDRLLWYFTTAEKCILAQVCKTWRKVLYQPKFWEGVSPVLHSKELYNQLPGGDKEFINLQTFALRGFQAFCLVGVSDLDICEFIDNYPLSKKGVRSVSLKRSTITDAGLEVMLEQMQGLRHLELSGCNDFTEAGLWSSLNARLTSLSVSDCINVADDAVAAVSQLLPNLSELSLQAYHVTDTAMAYFTARQGTATHTLRLHSCWEITNHGVVNMVHSLPNLTELSLSGCSKITDDGVELVAENLRKLRSLDLSWCPRITDVALEFIACDLHRLEELVLDRCVRITDTGLGYLSTMSSLRSLYLRWCCQVQDFGLQHLLGMRNLRLLSLAGCPLLTTTGLSGLIQLLDLEELELTNCPGATAELFKYFSQHLPRCMVIE from the exons ATGCTGAACATGTCCACCCCCAGTGAGCTCAAATCTGCCTGTGTGACGAGGAACGGCATGGTAAAACTGCCCCCCCAACCCAACGGCCTGGGCTCTGCTAGCATCACCAAGGGCACCCCTGCCGCCAAGAATCGCCTGTGCCAGTCCTCCTCTGCGGTGCCCACCATCCTGCCCCCACCCAGCCTGCCCTACCGCATGGAGCCCCCACCGATGGCAGCCTCCTTGCTGGGACCGGACCTTTCGGAGCGCCCCCACCAGCTCCGCAAGTTCCCCAGACCCACCCCCCAGGAGTGGCAGCTGGCACTGGATGAGAAGGTCCTGGACCGGTTGCTGTGGTACTTCACCACAGCCGAGAAGTGTATTCTGGCCCAGGTGTGCAAAACCTGGCGCAAGGTTCTGTACCAGCCGAAGTTCTGGGAGGGGGTTTCACCTGTGCTTCACTCCAAGGAGCTCTACAACCAGCTGCCAGGGGGTGATAAGGAGTTCATCAACCTGCAGACATTTGCCCTCCGCGGGTTTCAGGCCTTCTGCCTGGTGGGCGTCTCCGACCTGGATATTTGCGAGTTCATCGACAACTACCCGCTGTCCAAGAAGGGCGTCAGGTCCGTCAGCCTCAAGAGGTCCACCATCACAGACGCGGGGCTGGAG GTGATGCTGGAGCAGATGCAGGGCCTGAGGCACCTGGAGCTGTCGGGCTGTAACGACTTCACGGAGGCAGGCCTCTGGTCCAGCCTGAACGCACGCCTCACCTCCCTGAGCGTCAGCGACTGCATCAACGTGGCGGATGATGCCGTGGCCGCCGTCTCGCAGCTCCTGCCCAACCTTTCGGAGCTGAGCCTGCAGGCGTACCACGTGACCGACACGGCCATGGCCTACTTCACGGCCAGGCAGGGCACCGCCACGCACACGCTGCGCCTGCACTCCTGCTGGGAGATCACCAACCACGGCGTGGTAAACATGGTGCACAGCCTGCCCAACCTGACGGAGCTCAGCCTGTCCGGCTGCTCCAAGATCACCGACGACGGCGTGGAGCTGGTGGCCGAGAACCTGCGCAAGCTGCGCAGCCTGGACCTGTCCTGGTGCCCCCGCATCACCGACGTGGCGCTGGAGTTCATCGCCTGCGACCTGCATCGGCTGGAGGAGCTAGTGCTGGACCG GTGCGTCCGGATCACCGACACTGGCCTGGGGTACCTGTCCACGATGTCCTCCTTACGCAGCCTCTACCTGCGGTGGTGCTGCCAG GTGCAGGATTTTGGGCTGCAGCACCTGCTTGGCATGAGGAACCTGCGGCTGCTGTCCCTGGCAG gctgccccctgctgaccaCCACCGGACTGTCGGGCCTGATTCAGCTCCTGgacctggaggagctggagctgaCCAACTGCCCAGGTGCCACCGCTGAGCTCTTCAAGTACTTCTCCCAACACCTGCCGCGCTGCATGGTCATCGAGTag